In Miscanthus floridulus cultivar M001 chromosome 5, ASM1932011v1, whole genome shotgun sequence, one genomic interval encodes:
- the LOC136455124 gene encoding NAC domain-containing protein 83-like has translation MPRHATPIIPSEPPPAGALEPPSMATEHGLPPGYRFVPTDEEVVELCLLPRIQDQPLLPNDIIEDDPLSAPPWALLEKHGRKHQAFFFAACQAMNAKGNCQKQTYVGHGTWQGQGKRKRQQEEEGQEVKKKLRVRVHGSAEKIEIEWDKYGLNF, from the coding sequence atgccacgccacgccacgccaatAATCCCCAGTGAGCCGCCGCCGGCAGGAGCATTAGAGCCACCGTCCATGGCCACGGAGCATGGTCTTCCTCCTGGCTACCGTTTCGTGCCCACTGACGAGGAGGTGGTCGAGCTTTGCCTGCTCCCTCGCATCCAGGACCAGCCCCTCCTGCCGAACGACATCATCGAGGACGATCCGCTAAGCGCGCCGCCGTGGGCTCTCCTCGAGAAGCATGGGCGGAAGCACCAGGCCTTCTTCTTCGCGGCGTGTCAGGCCATGAACGCCAAGGGCAACTGCCAGAAGCAGACCTACGTGGGACATGGGACCTGGCAAGGGCAGGGCAAGAGGAAGCGCCAGCAGGAGGAAGAAGGGCAGGAGGTCAAGAAGAAGCTACGCGTGCGCGTGCACGGCAGCGCCGAGAAGATCGAGATCGAGTGGGACAAGTACGGGCTCAACTTCTAG
- the LOC136453048 gene encoding uncharacterized protein isoform X1: protein MASTRDLAIASLSAAAGAVAAAAALRLLSSRRTSSVRPQNLSLAANGSVSERLLAQSPFDPAKREGYISWDDYFMAIAFLSAERSKDPNRQVGACLVSQEGIILGIGYNGFPRGCSDDKLPWAKKSANGNPLETKFPSYVVHAEVNAILNTNHASAAGQKLYVTMFPCNECAKIIIQSGVSEVIYFVEKKIDNSAHVYVASHKLLSMAGIKVRKHQPQMAQIPIKFQELA, encoded by the exons ATGGCCTCGACCAGGGATCTAGCCATAGCTTCTCTCTCAGCTGCGGCCGGCGCCGTTGCTGCCGCAGCTGCGCTGCGCCTCCTGTCTTCCCGCAGAACATCCTCCGTCAGACCCCAGAACCTTTCCCTCGCCGCCAACGGATCCGTCTCCGAGCGCCTGCTGGCGCAGTCGCCCTTCGATCCTGCCAAGAGGGAAGG GTATATTTCCTGGGACGACTACTTCATGGCGATCGCCTTCCTTTCGGCTGAACGGTCCAAGGATCCTAATCGGCAG GTTGGAGCATGTTTGGTTAGCCAAGAGGGAATAATCCTAG GAATTGGCTACAATGGCTTCCCTAGAGGTTGTTCTGATGACAAGCTTCCATGGGCAAAG AAATCTGCAAATGGAAATCCATTAGAGACAAAATTTCC CAGCTACGTTGTTCATGCTGAGGTTAATGCAATTCTAAATACCAACCATGCTTCAGCGGCTGGACAG AAGTTATATGTCACCATGTTCCCATGCAATGAATGTGCCAAGATTATTATTCAG TCAGGCgtatctgaggtcatttatttCGTCGAAAAAAAGATTGACAACTCAGCTCATGTTTATGTTGCCTCTCACAAGCTATTATCAATGGCTGGTATCAAG GTCAGGAAGCATCAGCCCCAGATGGCGCAAATACCGATCAAGTTCCAGGAGCTGGCATGA
- the LOC136453048 gene encoding uncharacterized protein isoform X2: MASTRDLAIASLSAAAGAVAAAAALRLLSSRRTSSVRPQNLSLAANGSVSERLLAQSPFDPAKREGYISWDDYFMAIAFLSAERSKDPNRQVGACLVSQEGIILGIGYNGFPRGCSDDKLPWAKKSANGNPLETKFPYVVHAEVNAILNTNHASAAGQKLYVTMFPCNECAKIIIQSGVSEVIYFVEKKIDNSAHVYVASHKLLSMAGIKVRKHQPQMAQIPIKFQELA, encoded by the exons ATGGCCTCGACCAGGGATCTAGCCATAGCTTCTCTCTCAGCTGCGGCCGGCGCCGTTGCTGCCGCAGCTGCGCTGCGCCTCCTGTCTTCCCGCAGAACATCCTCCGTCAGACCCCAGAACCTTTCCCTCGCCGCCAACGGATCCGTCTCCGAGCGCCTGCTGGCGCAGTCGCCCTTCGATCCTGCCAAGAGGGAAGG GTATATTTCCTGGGACGACTACTTCATGGCGATCGCCTTCCTTTCGGCTGAACGGTCCAAGGATCCTAATCGGCAG GTTGGAGCATGTTTGGTTAGCCAAGAGGGAATAATCCTAG GAATTGGCTACAATGGCTTCCCTAGAGGTTGTTCTGATGACAAGCTTCCATGGGCAAAG AAATCTGCAAATGGAAATCCATTAGAGACAAAATTTCC CTACGTTGTTCATGCTGAGGTTAATGCAATTCTAAATACCAACCATGCTTCAGCGGCTGGACAG AAGTTATATGTCACCATGTTCCCATGCAATGAATGTGCCAAGATTATTATTCAG TCAGGCgtatctgaggtcatttatttCGTCGAAAAAAAGATTGACAACTCAGCTCATGTTTATGTTGCCTCTCACAAGCTATTATCAATGGCTGGTATCAAG GTCAGGAAGCATCAGCCCCAGATGGCGCAAATACCGATCAAGTTCCAGGAGCTGGCATGA
- the LOC136455123 gene encoding NAC domain-containing protein 83-like translates to MATEQSLPPGYRFVPTDEEVVELCLLPRIQDQPLLPNDIIEDDPLSVPPWALLEKHGRKHQAFFFAACQAMNAKGNRQKRTCAGHGTCAEKMKIEWDKYGLNFQEHGVKGSTGWVMHEYSITAPPEFARSPVRVYCIRFSGHGNSRDAQHRGDDDEFENEEEVDDEAGAIATATCSATAAAEEDPAALFINEYPPAPQLEYDTSFPVMVADVVNPNPADGVGAGAGYDQDLDLPALVDDDSFIFMNSLPDLLPSIDFSQ, encoded by the exons ATGGCCACGGAGCAGAGTCTTCCTCCTGGCTACCGTTTCGTGCCCACTGACGAGGAGGTGGTCGAGCTTTGCCTGCTCCCTCGCATCCAGGACCAGCCCCTCCTGCCGAACGACATCATCGAGGACGATCCGCTGAGCGTGCCGCCTTGGGCTCTCCTCGAGAAGCACGGGCGGAAGCATCAGGCCTTCTTCTTCGCGGCGTGTCAGGCCATGAACGCCAAGGGCAACCGCCAGAAGCGGACCTGCGCGGGACACGGGACCTG CGCCGAGAAGATGAAGATCGAGTGGGACAAGTACGGGCTCAACTTCCAGGAGCACGGTGTCAAGGGCAGCACGGGCTGGGTCATGCACGAGTACTCCATCACCGCCCCACCCGAGTTCGCGCGGTCGCCGGTGAGGGTGTACTGCATCCGCTTCAGCGGCCACGGCAACAGCAGGGATGCGCAGCATAGGGGCGACGACGACGAGTTCGAGAACGAGGAGGAAGTGGATGATGAAGCAGGAGCAATCGCCACCGCTACCTGTAGTGCTACTGCTGCCGCGGAGGAAGACCCTGCTGCCCTGTTCATCAATGAGTACCCGCCGGCACCGCAGCTCGAGTACGACACTTCTTTTCCTGTGATGGTGGCGGATGTTGTCAACCCCAATCCTGCTGATGGGGTGGGCGCAGGAGCAGGCTACGATCAAGACTTAGACTTGCCCGCGTTGGTGGACGACGACAGTTTCATTTTCATGAACTCTCTGCCTGATTTGTTGCCTAGCATCGACTTCTCGCAATGA
- the LOC136450486 gene encoding uncharacterized protein isoform X2, with protein MASPPADPQPKKRKVADAQDPSPSSSNPAPARLPSPAPPPPETLGAVAPSTSSPPLTETASQPPEEVRLQKLRNQEELRNVFQRYNRIRKYIQEHKDGGLTPELEQDFLYLISASRGCESVQCFLSLPIPRFASRCPTALEAATKVTINMYKCNMATVKRGEDLKGVPCKTAKACIIGLTHICSAASSEELKSSVMKGICSVVYRTVLSFFISTLEGKDIYRMIYTKHAMLQDPVTLLETLKLELDNAKQPTIDNLSELGAICLLCTFLLFPENILEACFTLLASAECDDVKGEGLYLLNQLTCHLTCNAANVAMGDKIDEQCPVMEGNLSSTNKIVDSNPVVSENAMESNECYITMAISRHPSLRRWILSRYKKLCDSCKPAVVSEVSSCLKVLGSLSEPSEDKSHTGNESSVLEKLDNNVRENMRPDELISSSEQGALAKTESVNNYGNKSSQNMNVDMVCSDNQKSDVLTDAKLNDFKERTVVSDARHQGTRRDLLMPKSVYDPAGGSTSLTSPGQHFGRAKHLFSEPFDIYGTYVARDVISVSKELWVGSLGNRATESLVRSKFEEFGPLVNFLFYPSKFFSLVEYRNISHAVHACGYMQGSSIWGGFLQIRYLDRLIGSKGFIRGIAIGESRHIYVAKVKNKKDKDEVFDELKMAGLKWPSGITDISGENALLLEFETAVDAATAKFYIRHQAPPDVCSRDMNPPGHQLLVQNIDHSVPDIDLINAFSQFGEVIRNQFNRSDSSCFIVYRSQDAAARAKSHLHGARFGLKSLSVELRTCSAGSVHDKTVPPAAPLLGQSVPDNSVHHEIRNPRVPGYHAGYAAPGDRPIYGPPPPNTSRAPQGIFPRPPVSTHHGSVIPPPPIQTSFVRPIYPGPGSPWENTTPNPPPFSHVSPRMMPGSSFRVNPASLPFIPSCVTPLPQLPGGSAQHSEKMPPSLPLPTIAPPPFTPLDMPPPPPPPLPISQPPLVPPPPNSPPPQPIADSSDSQKSSSHPQWQGPLLKSGMHYCRIYASRIELDTCRYENSVSEPAEWPSELDVTKRSAFQHVKTTFNNTPPNKFRDFISYLVQKDCAGVIRIPAVKAMWTRILFILPPTSDTCGMVGIPPVPADTMIVVILPKETTIEAS; from the exons ATGGCGTCGCCGCCGGCGGATCCGCAGCCGAAGAAACGTAAGGTCGCCGACGCCCAGGACCCAAGCCCCTCCTCCTCCAATCCGGCGCCCGCGCGGCTTCCTTCCCCTGCCCCGCCGCCTCCCGAAACCCTAGGTGCTGTGGCGCCTTCAACCTCCTCCCCACCTCTGACGGAAACGGCATCGCAGCCGCCGGAGGAGGTGAGGCTTCAAAAGCTCCGCAACCAGGAGGAGCTGAGAAATGTCTTCCAGCGCTACAACCGTATCCGCAAGTACATACAGGAGCACAAAGACGGCGGCCTCACGCCCGAGCTGGAGCAGGACTTTCTCTACCTCATCTCCGCCTCCCGAG GTTGTGAAAGCGTACAATGTTTTCTATCTTTGCCAATCCCTCGATTTGCCTCACGCTGTCCTACTGCACTCGAGGCGGCAACTAAAgttaccatcaacatgtacaaatGCAACATGGCCACTGTAAAGAGAGGGGAGGATTTGAAAGGTGTGCCATGCAAGACAGCTAAAGCATGTATCATTGGCTTAACTCACATATGCTCTGCAGCATCTTCTGAAGAACTCAAGTCATCTGTTATGAAAGGAATCTGCTCTGTCGTTTATAGAACTGTTCTCTCCTTCTTCATTTCAACCTTGGAGGGGAAGGATATCTATCGTATGATCTATACAAAACATGCAATGCTTCAGGACCCTGTGACGTTATTAGAAACTTTAAAATTGGAGTTGGACAATGCTAAGCAACCAACAATTGATAATTTATCTGAACTGGGAGCTATTTGCTTGCTTTGCACATTCCTTTTGTTCCCAGAGAATATACTAGAAGCCTGTTTTACGCTGCTTGCTTCTGCAGAATGTGATGATGTAAAAGGAGAAGGGTTATACCTTTTAAATCAGTTGACCTGTCATCTGACCTGTAATGCTGCAAATGTTGCTATGGGTGATAAGATTGATGAGCAGTGTCCTGTGATGGAAGGAAATCTGTCCAGCACCAATAAAATTGTTGATTCAAATCCTGTTGTTTCGGAAAATGCTATGGAGTCAAATGAGTGTTACATCACAATG GCCATCTCTAGGCATCCATCTCTGAGACGTTGGATATTATCAAGGTACAAGAAATTATGTGATTCTTGTAAACCTGCTGTGGTTTCTGAGGTGTCATCTTGTTTGAAAGTTCTGGGCTCTTTGTCAGAACCTTCTGAGGATAAAAGTCACACAGGCAATGAATCATCAGTGCTGGAGAAACTTGACAACAACGTCAGAGAAAATATGCGACCAGATGAACTAATTTCTTCGTCTGAGCAGGGAGCACTTGCAAAAACTGAGAGTGTCAATAATTATGGAAATAAGTCTTCACAGAACATGAATGTGGACATGGTTTGTTCTGATAATCAGAAATCTGATGTGCTCACAGATGCAAAATTGAATGACTTCAAAGAACGGACTGTTGTCTCTGATGCACGGCATCAAGGTACAAGACGGGATTTGCTTATGCCAAAATCCGTGTATGATCCTGCTGGAGGATCTACATCACTTACTTCTCCAGGACAACATTTTGGAAGGGCAAAGCATTTATTTTCTGAACCATTTGATATTTATGGCACTTATGTTGCAAGGGATGTGATTTCAGTTTCAAAGGAACTTTGGGTTGGTTCACTGGGAAATAGAGCTACGGAGTCACTGGTCAGATCCAAGTTTGAGGAGTTTGGCCCATTAGTAAATTTTTTGTTCTATCCATCCAAATTTTTTTCCTTAGTTGAGTATAGAAACATATCACATGCTGTGCATGCATGTGGATATATGCAGGGCTCATCTATTTGGGGCGGTTTTCTTCAAATAAGGTATTTAGACAGGCTTATAGGTAGTAAGGGATTTATTCGTGGTATAGCTATTGGTGAAAGCCGTCATATTTATGTTGCTAAAGTGAAGAATAAAAAAGACAAAGATGAGGTTTTTGATGAGTTAAAGATGGCAGGGCTGAAGTGGCCATCTGGGATTACTGATATCTCTGGTGAAAATGCTTTGCTTCTTGAATTTGAGACGGCAGTTGATGCAGCTACTGCGAAATTCTATATTAGGCACCAAGCTCCTCCAGATGTTTGCTCCAGGGATATGAATCCACCTGGTCATCAGCTTTTGGTGCAAAATATAGACCACTCAGTCCCTGACATCGACTTAATCAATGCCTTCTCTCAATTCGGTGAGGTCATCAGGAACCAATTCAATAGGTCTGATAGCAGCTGCTTTATAGTTTATAGATCACAAGATGCCGCTGCCCGTGCAAAATCACACTTACATGGAGCACGATTTGGGTTGAAGTCACTTAGTGTTGAATTAAGGACATGCAGTGCAGGATCTGTTCATGATAAAACAGTGCCACCTGCCGCTCCATTGTTAGGCCAGAGTGTTCCTGACAACAGCGTGCACCATGAGATCAG GAATCCAAGAGTTCCAGGATATCATGCAGGATATGCAGCACCAGGGGATCGACCTATTTATG GTCCGCCACCTCCAAATACAAGCAGAGCTCCACAAGGAATTTTTCCTCGCCCACCTGTTTCCACACACCATGGTTCTGTAATACCACCGCCACCTATCCAAACCTCTTTTGTTCGTCCTATATATCCTGGTCCAGGGAGTCCCTGGGAGAACACTACTCCAAATCCACCGCCCTTCAGCCACGTTTCTCCCCGCATGATGCCTGGAAGTAGCTTCCGTGTTAATCCAGCTTCTCTTCCTTTCATACCCTCTTGTGTTACCCCTCTTCCACAGCTTCCTGGAGGTTCAGCACAGCATTCTGAGAAAATGCCACCGTCACTACCTCTGCCAACTATAGCTCCCCCACCATTTACACCTCTAGATATGCCAcctccacccccaccgccactaCCTATTTCCCAGCCACCTTTAGTGCCGCCACCCCCAAATTCTCCTCCGCCGCAACCTATCGCTGATTCATCTGACTCGCAAAAGTCAAGTTCTCACCCTCAATGGCAGGGTCCTCTTTTAAAAAGTGGCATGCATTATTGCAGAATCTATGCAAGCAGAATAGAGTTGGATACCTGCAGATATGAAAATTCTGTTTCTGAACCAGCAGA ATGGCCTtcagagctagatgtgacaaAGCGCTCAGCTTTCCAGCATGTGAAGACAACTTTCAACAATACACCACCTAATAAG TTCCGGGATTTCATAAGCTATCTGGTACAGAAAGACTGCGCTGGCGTGATTAGGATTCCTGCTGTGAAGGCCATGTGGACGAGGATACTATTTATCCTTCCTCCCACATCTGATACATGTGGCATGGTAGGAATCCCCCCTGTTCCAGCGGACACTATGATTGTTGTAATTTTGCCCAAGGAAACAACCATCGAAGCATCATGA
- the LOC136450486 gene encoding uncharacterized protein isoform X1: MASPPADPQPKKRKVADAQDPSPSSSNPAPARLPSPAPPPPETLGAVAPSTSSPPLTETASQPPEEVRLQKLRNQEELRNVFQRYNRIRKYIQEHKDGGLTPELEQDFLYLISASRGCESVQCFLSLPIPRFASRCPTALEAATKVTINMYKCNMATVKRGEDLKGVPCKTAKACIIGLTHICSAASSEELKSSVMKGICSVVYRTVLSFFISTLEGKDIYRMIYTKHAMLQDPVTLLETLKLELDNAKQPTIDNLSELGAICLLCTFLLFPENILEACFTLLASAECDDVKGEGLYLLNQLTCHLTCNAANVAMGDKIDEQCPVMEGNLSSTNKIVDSNPVVSENAMESNECYITMAISRHPSLRRWILSRYKKLCDSCKPAVVSEVSSCLKVLGSLSEPSEDKSHTGNESSVLEKLDNNVRENMRPDELISSSEQGALAKTESVNNYGNKSSQNMNVDMVCSDNQKSDVLTDAKLNDFKERTVVSDARHQGTRRDLLMPKSVYDPAGGSTSLTSPGQHFGRAKHLFSEPFDIYGTYVARDVISVSKELWVGSLGNRATESLVRSKFEEFGPLVNFLFYPSKFFSLVEYRNISHAVHACGYMQGSSIWGGFLQIRYLDRLIGSKGFIRGIAIGESRHIYVAKVKNKKDKDEVFDELKMAGLKWPSGITDISGENALLLEFETAVDAATAKFYIRHQAPPDVCSRDMNPPGHQLLVQNIDHSVPDIDLINAFSQFGEVIRNQFNRSDSSCFIVYRSQDAAARAKSHLHGARFGLKSLSVELRTCSAGSVHDKTVPPAAPLLGQSVPDNSVHHEIRNPRVPGYHAGYAAPGDRPIYGPPPPNTSRAPQGIFPRPPVSTHHGSVIPPPPIQTSFVRPIYPGPGSPWENTTPNPPPFSHVSPRMMPGSSFRVNPASLPFIPSCVTPLPQLPGGSAQHSEKMPPSLPLPTIAPPPFTPLDMPPPPPPPLPISQPPLVPPPPNSPPPQPIADSSDSQKSSSHPQWQGPLLKSGMHYCRIYASRIELDTCRYENSVSEPAEWPSELDVTKRSAFQHVKTTFNNTPPNKREVCRLVPCSNGDQRGFRDFISYLVQKDCAGVIRIPAVKAMWTRILFILPPTSDTCGMVGIPPVPADTMIVVILPKETTIEAS, translated from the exons ATGGCGTCGCCGCCGGCGGATCCGCAGCCGAAGAAACGTAAGGTCGCCGACGCCCAGGACCCAAGCCCCTCCTCCTCCAATCCGGCGCCCGCGCGGCTTCCTTCCCCTGCCCCGCCGCCTCCCGAAACCCTAGGTGCTGTGGCGCCTTCAACCTCCTCCCCACCTCTGACGGAAACGGCATCGCAGCCGCCGGAGGAGGTGAGGCTTCAAAAGCTCCGCAACCAGGAGGAGCTGAGAAATGTCTTCCAGCGCTACAACCGTATCCGCAAGTACATACAGGAGCACAAAGACGGCGGCCTCACGCCCGAGCTGGAGCAGGACTTTCTCTACCTCATCTCCGCCTCCCGAG GTTGTGAAAGCGTACAATGTTTTCTATCTTTGCCAATCCCTCGATTTGCCTCACGCTGTCCTACTGCACTCGAGGCGGCAACTAAAgttaccatcaacatgtacaaatGCAACATGGCCACTGTAAAGAGAGGGGAGGATTTGAAAGGTGTGCCATGCAAGACAGCTAAAGCATGTATCATTGGCTTAACTCACATATGCTCTGCAGCATCTTCTGAAGAACTCAAGTCATCTGTTATGAAAGGAATCTGCTCTGTCGTTTATAGAACTGTTCTCTCCTTCTTCATTTCAACCTTGGAGGGGAAGGATATCTATCGTATGATCTATACAAAACATGCAATGCTTCAGGACCCTGTGACGTTATTAGAAACTTTAAAATTGGAGTTGGACAATGCTAAGCAACCAACAATTGATAATTTATCTGAACTGGGAGCTATTTGCTTGCTTTGCACATTCCTTTTGTTCCCAGAGAATATACTAGAAGCCTGTTTTACGCTGCTTGCTTCTGCAGAATGTGATGATGTAAAAGGAGAAGGGTTATACCTTTTAAATCAGTTGACCTGTCATCTGACCTGTAATGCTGCAAATGTTGCTATGGGTGATAAGATTGATGAGCAGTGTCCTGTGATGGAAGGAAATCTGTCCAGCACCAATAAAATTGTTGATTCAAATCCTGTTGTTTCGGAAAATGCTATGGAGTCAAATGAGTGTTACATCACAATG GCCATCTCTAGGCATCCATCTCTGAGACGTTGGATATTATCAAGGTACAAGAAATTATGTGATTCTTGTAAACCTGCTGTGGTTTCTGAGGTGTCATCTTGTTTGAAAGTTCTGGGCTCTTTGTCAGAACCTTCTGAGGATAAAAGTCACACAGGCAATGAATCATCAGTGCTGGAGAAACTTGACAACAACGTCAGAGAAAATATGCGACCAGATGAACTAATTTCTTCGTCTGAGCAGGGAGCACTTGCAAAAACTGAGAGTGTCAATAATTATGGAAATAAGTCTTCACAGAACATGAATGTGGACATGGTTTGTTCTGATAATCAGAAATCTGATGTGCTCACAGATGCAAAATTGAATGACTTCAAAGAACGGACTGTTGTCTCTGATGCACGGCATCAAGGTACAAGACGGGATTTGCTTATGCCAAAATCCGTGTATGATCCTGCTGGAGGATCTACATCACTTACTTCTCCAGGACAACATTTTGGAAGGGCAAAGCATTTATTTTCTGAACCATTTGATATTTATGGCACTTATGTTGCAAGGGATGTGATTTCAGTTTCAAAGGAACTTTGGGTTGGTTCACTGGGAAATAGAGCTACGGAGTCACTGGTCAGATCCAAGTTTGAGGAGTTTGGCCCATTAGTAAATTTTTTGTTCTATCCATCCAAATTTTTTTCCTTAGTTGAGTATAGAAACATATCACATGCTGTGCATGCATGTGGATATATGCAGGGCTCATCTATTTGGGGCGGTTTTCTTCAAATAAGGTATTTAGACAGGCTTATAGGTAGTAAGGGATTTATTCGTGGTATAGCTATTGGTGAAAGCCGTCATATTTATGTTGCTAAAGTGAAGAATAAAAAAGACAAAGATGAGGTTTTTGATGAGTTAAAGATGGCAGGGCTGAAGTGGCCATCTGGGATTACTGATATCTCTGGTGAAAATGCTTTGCTTCTTGAATTTGAGACGGCAGTTGATGCAGCTACTGCGAAATTCTATATTAGGCACCAAGCTCCTCCAGATGTTTGCTCCAGGGATATGAATCCACCTGGTCATCAGCTTTTGGTGCAAAATATAGACCACTCAGTCCCTGACATCGACTTAATCAATGCCTTCTCTCAATTCGGTGAGGTCATCAGGAACCAATTCAATAGGTCTGATAGCAGCTGCTTTATAGTTTATAGATCACAAGATGCCGCTGCCCGTGCAAAATCACACTTACATGGAGCACGATTTGGGTTGAAGTCACTTAGTGTTGAATTAAGGACATGCAGTGCAGGATCTGTTCATGATAAAACAGTGCCACCTGCCGCTCCATTGTTAGGCCAGAGTGTTCCTGACAACAGCGTGCACCATGAGATCAG GAATCCAAGAGTTCCAGGATATCATGCAGGATATGCAGCACCAGGGGATCGACCTATTTATG GTCCGCCACCTCCAAATACAAGCAGAGCTCCACAAGGAATTTTTCCTCGCCCACCTGTTTCCACACACCATGGTTCTGTAATACCACCGCCACCTATCCAAACCTCTTTTGTTCGTCCTATATATCCTGGTCCAGGGAGTCCCTGGGAGAACACTACTCCAAATCCACCGCCCTTCAGCCACGTTTCTCCCCGCATGATGCCTGGAAGTAGCTTCCGTGTTAATCCAGCTTCTCTTCCTTTCATACCCTCTTGTGTTACCCCTCTTCCACAGCTTCCTGGAGGTTCAGCACAGCATTCTGAGAAAATGCCACCGTCACTACCTCTGCCAACTATAGCTCCCCCACCATTTACACCTCTAGATATGCCAcctccacccccaccgccactaCCTATTTCCCAGCCACCTTTAGTGCCGCCACCCCCAAATTCTCCTCCGCCGCAACCTATCGCTGATTCATCTGACTCGCAAAAGTCAAGTTCTCACCCTCAATGGCAGGGTCCTCTTTTAAAAAGTGGCATGCATTATTGCAGAATCTATGCAAGCAGAATAGAGTTGGATACCTGCAGATATGAAAATTCTGTTTCTGAACCAGCAGA ATGGCCTtcagagctagatgtgacaaAGCGCTCAGCTTTCCAGCATGTGAAGACAACTTTCAACAATACACCACCTAATAAG AGAGAAGTCTGCCGGCTCGTGCCTTGTTCAAATGGTGATCAGAGAGGG TTCCGGGATTTCATAAGCTATCTGGTACAGAAAGACTGCGCTGGCGTGATTAGGATTCCTGCTGTGAAGGCCATGTGGACGAGGATACTATTTATCCTTCCTCCCACATCTGATACATGTGGCATGGTAGGAATCCCCCCTGTTCCAGCGGACACTATGATTGTTGTAATTTTGCCCAAGGAAACAACCATCGAAGCATCATGA